The DNA sequence GGAGTCCATGATGCGGGGACAGTGGCCAAACTGGGTCGGCCTAGGAGAGTTGTGGCTGACGAAGTTGTGTTATAATCTGCCAAAAAGCTTTGAGCCAGACTGACAATTGCATGAGTTTGATTGGATGGTTGACCTTTGAGAGCTTTGTTCCTATTAAACCAAATAAACCAAGCAATACACAGAAAAAGGTCTACATCTTTCTTGGGAAAAGATGTGTAAATTTCGTGAGCTAAATCATGAAACAAAATTTCAGAAGAGCAGGAAAAAATATAAGGGTGAAAATGTGTACCTTTCCAGACTTTTCGGACACTCTGACAGTAGAACAGCGCATGTGACACCGATTCTTCATGGTTTCCACAACGGCTACAACCCGGGGATTGAATGATTTTCCTAAGGGCTAGGTTTTTTGCAGTGGGGAGGCTTTGGTTTGAACGATGAGGCAAAGTCTTTTTCTTTAAAGGTTGATAATGTGTCAAATTTATTTCACCTGAGTTGTGTTAAATTTAACACAACATAATAGTATTGTCTCAAATTTAATAcacaataaatatgtaattttttaattacatttttatcATTAATCATTACTAATACATTTTAACTATAATATTGCTATTAataactttttaaatatttaatttatgaataatcattaatgatattttattcTTTGTTCAAATACTGTTGTTCAAATAATCAATCATGGTATTTACTCTGTGTGAACATTACAACTATATGTGCAGAATCAAatcaaataaaacttaaataataaataattagcaatgaCAATATTCATCACTTCACAGATTATAATAAGAGATTAAAAATAGGAATGAACATAGTATTAAAACCAAAAATGATTAaagtaataaaacaataaaatcaacACCAAGATATACTTGCTCAAGTCTAATAGATCGATGTGATCTATGGCTCTACTCCAGTTATGGAACACCACCGAAATCTTCTTTATTGATTAAGCAAGAACATGGTACATTACATTCGTGATCGATTCTCTGTTGAGCTCTCTCAAAGTGTTTATCTTTCACACTCACCTAAAAATCtcctttatcaaaaaaaaaatctcatttatCTATAGAAGATTCTTCATACAAAACCTAAATccaatctctctcttttctctgtaCTTATCTCTCTCTACCTCTCAATCTTTCTCTCTCAAGATCGCCTTTCAAAACTCGTCTAAACCTATTGTGTTTTCATCGTCTCTAAATTGATAACTGTTGGTGGTATTTATAGTTCTACGATATGGATCTTAAAGTCGGTGGTTGCATCTGTTaagttgttaagttagttacgATGAAACAAACTTAACAAACTCTTCGTAACAATATCTCCATGTCAGCACAAGAAGAAGTGCTTTCGAATAAGACGTACGCttcctagaaaaaaaaaaccaaagcgTAGGCGAAAGGAACTTCCCAAGTATAGGAAAGATGCCAGCTGGAGTCCACTATTCAGAACTCCCTTCCTAGAGGGAACAACTACCCAACCGAAACTCATTTCCAGAGGAAGACTAACTTTCCTGAAGACTCCTTTTATGTGAACATGATAGGTATCTGGGAACACTCTTATGGATGTATCAATCCAGAAGACTTCTTCCAGATTGACAAGTTGGACTTTCGAGAATGTCCTTCCAGATGCCATTTGACTTTCCATAACCAAAACAACTTTTGGAGATCTTTTTATTTAGAGGAACTATATCACATACTCTTTGTTATTTCACAATAACAAATATTATAACAAATATAGTATTGATTCATATTTTGAGTcaaatttagtataaattatacACCGTATATTAGAGATGGAACGCCTTAAACTTGGTATCATTCACAACCTACATGTTTCGTGTGTAAGAAGCAAAACAAATTTAACACTATATTTGGTAGAGAAAATGATAAATGGAGGGGAGAGAGATGATTTTTTAATAACCTCAGCTTTATTAAAATTAGAGCAAATCGCTCATAACCATAAAAAACAATTCAAAAGTGACATCCCCCTACCAAATTCACAATCAACATAACATCGAAAATTCTTAGCAAGAAAATGTGTAGTTCAACTTTAGCAAAATGTAAATAACTATTACTTTAAGGTAGCGTTTGGTTGTGAGGAATTAAAATATAAGTataggaatgagaatgagaattggaataagaatggaatggaataaaatttaaaatgtataaaaaaattgataaaaaaaattattaaattatttcaaatCTTGCATTGGAATAACATTTCCTttatttcaaaatggaatagtcattccactaaAATGATCGAAAGGTCATTCCATCAAAATAATATTCTAATGGTTTTAAATGCAACTAAACAAACgaataaaatgaaaattgttttattttcattccattccatttcattacctccaaccaaacaccacctaAGTTCCttacataaaaatttaaatcccTTCAAATAGAGAggaattataaaaaattatttttagtatgcaaatttatttttatttattttgtaagaaGGTTCAGAGTTATTCAAGATTGCTATAGATACGATAATGGTGTTGGATTTGTCTCTCTAATGCACGTGTggttttcctttattttttcaaGATTGATAGTTCGAGTTGATTTGTGTATTCTCTAAGAGATTCTTTATTTGTATTGAATAAATTAAAGTCGATGCTAGAAAATATTACTAATTTACTTATAAATTTTCTTGAACCAACCTTAATTCATGTTTGTAATCATGAATTAGTAGTAAATACACTCAAAGTAAATGATGAACTAATTTGGATGGAGTTTTCATATTTATTactcatattatttttaatgaattatataataaaataaagagaaatgttaaaaaataCTATTGGTATTTAGTACTTTTTTAAGTGTAATACTACTATTGTTGTAATTATTTATCGGGTCTCATAtacttaagaaaataacttttaaagatgtaattaagtatcgggtgtGGTGCCAATAGCATTAatactctaaaataaaatatttctataCCCCTTAAATTTTTTACACCTACTACTAAAACCATATTAAAAAGAGTAGTTATCTTCCCATTTCTCATTCTATCTAAACTATCTAAACCATATTAAAATACAACAAGTAAcacaaaataagtaaataaaaacaacaatgcTTGATTATTAGGAACAAAATACGGAAAACGTTAACTTTGAAAAATTAACTAAACTACTAATACTCTTGGGAGACGCCCACCTAGCTACATTACAGATAACACTTTTTGAAATAGAAGATAAATCAACTAAACCTCTAATAGCAAATGTCTACCTAACTTTATTATGGACTGTAAAATTACAAGTtcttaagataaaaaaaaaattacaacttaaCAAATAGTTTGAGAACAATTTACATTGAtgcatataattattaatacccCAAGTGGAGAAAGCTCCTTTTAGTGTCTTGATAACCGTTTTTGAGTCACTCTCTATTACCACAAAAATTACCACAAAAAGATACTTCAACAAAACTACCGTCTCCAAAACCAATAGACAAGCCGCAACTTCACCAATCAAGAATATGTGAAGTTGAGCATGTTCGATGCTATCCACAAAACGTTAACAATTCAACCAAATTTATGATTTAATCAATTAATATAAAACTTCGATTTTTGTTCAACTTTAGTGAAATTGAATTGGGTGTTGTTTAAGCAAAGTATAGgttatccattttttttttctttctttctgtattttcactttttttaaggaaaattcTGAATTTTAACATTTGTAACAGAGACAAGAGACTTTTTACATTTACAACATCAAATTTATCGGATTTATTACCATTTTTTTCCTTCTTACAAATTTAGTAAGGGAAAAAAAAACGATTCTTTTGGttggaaaaaaataaaagaagaaagggaaactaGGAAAGTGAATCATAAAGAAATAAAGCATTGAATTGATCGATGAATCTGTAAATACAAATGTAGAATAGCAAAGGGGAAGGAAGGAAGGAGGGAAGAATGTCTGAATGAGATGGTTTAAAGCCTTacgtacatatataatatactgTATGTATGTATACGTGTTTGTGAAAAAGTCTTCATTGGATAGGAATTTGGATTTGGATTTGGATCTTTGAAACCATCGAACAAGGCCTTCGCTACCCCCATGGCGTCACCAGGTCAGTTTCCTCTTCTTTGATCTGTTTTTGTAATCTTCATATCTGAATTCTTGTCTTATTAAGGGATTAAACCCAAATTAGGTctataaagaaataaaaaatctttCTTTTTATTGGGATTTCATTTTTTCGTTGGGAAAGATTTATTCTTGAGTAATTTTTGAGAAGTACAAAAGGTTCGAAACGAAATTTCGTGGAAAGTTACGAAATTGTTGTATTCTACCTCACTATTCTTCTCTAAAAGATCCAAATTTATCGACAGTTGATTGTAATTTATGATTTGGCATGTTTTGTTACAGCCAGGGACActtctgttgttgttgttacaCTCGATACTGGTGAAGTGTATATTATCGCGAGCTTGTCTTCTACGGTCGATACTCAGGTCATATATGTTGATCCAACAACGGGTGCACTTCGTTACAATGCAAAGCTCGGTTTTGATGTTTTCAAATCTGAGAATGAAGCATTGAATTTCATTACTAATGGATCACGATGGCTGTGCAAGAGTACAGTTTATGCCAGGGCAATTTTGGGTTATGCTGCTCTTGGAAGCTCTGCTTTGCTTCTTATTGCCACTAAGTTAACCGCCACCATTCCCAATCTTCCTGGTGGGGGTTGTGTGTATACTGTCACTGAGTGTCAATGGATTAAGATTCCACTTCAAAACCCTCAACAACAAGGGAAAGGTGAATTGAAGAATGTTCAAGAATTGGCTGATCTTGACATTGATGGAAAACACTACTTTTGTGATACAAGGGATATTACCCGCCCCTTTCCGAGTCGTATGTCCTTCAATGAGCCTGATGATGAATTTGTTTGGAATGGTTGGTTTTCATTGCCTTTCAAAAACATTGGACTGCCATGCCATTGCGCCATTCTTCTGCAGGTTTTACTTCATTCTTCACAACTCCCATTGATGTGGTCAACTAACTACTTTGTCCTTTGATGTTTAGCAATTTGACATACATCTATAAATAGCCTTCCAGAATTTTGATTTTGCTCCGTTTATATGTTTGCCAAAGAAAAGCCAATACTTTAGCAAATCTATGCCCTTCTCTATAAGAGTAGAGGGGAGAAGATTTGTGGAACCCATATTTCTTTTTCCAAGTGTCATTTCAATTCTGCTTTCTTTGAATGAACATACTtcaatatatttaatcaatcttttgctACTTCCCCTCCATTATTTGGCCCCATTATTTTTCATTTGCTGTCTATTTATACCACGTTTAAAGTAGCATCTTGTTTATCATAGTTATTAGGTTCATACCACACTTATAGTTTATTAATATGTAGGGGTTTGCAGAATGTCGAAGTTTTGGAAGCTCAGGGCAACAAGAAGGAATTGTTGCTCTTATTGCTCGTCGTAGCAGGTTGCATCCTGGTACTCGGTATTTGGCAAGGGGGTTAAATTCATGTTCTAGCACAGGTAACTTAAGATGGCCTATTCTTAACCGGTCAGAATATAAGTTAGCTGTTGTTAACGTTTTAGTAGGATCCATTCTGTGATATGTGCCTCAATTATCGTTCTACAGTTGCCTATCATCTTCACACGCATAAGATGGTAGCACATCACTAAAAGTAAAGTTATGGCTGGCTTGTGGTAGATGGCATGACATAACATTATATAGTATTTAGGCCAACACTTATTTTAACGTGTGCAATTTATTGTCTGACTTGCTTATTAACTGTTCTTATTACAAAGGATCTACCAAAACTTATTTATAATGTGGGTCCTAACAGGAAATGAAGTTGAGTGTGAGCAGCTTGTATGGGTTCCAAAGAAGGGTGGTCAGAGTGTTCCGTTTAATACATATGTCTGGAGACGAGGTACAATTCCAATGTGGTGGGGTGCAGAGTTAAAGATTACTGCTGCAGAAGCAGAAATATATGTTTCCAATCGTGATCCATACAAAGGAAGTGCACAGTATTATCAGCGGTTAAGTAAGAGATACGATGCTCGGAATTTTGATGTAGATGTTGGTTTGAGTCAGAATAGAAAAGCTATAGTTCCAATTGTATGCATTAACCTCTTAAGAAGCGGCGAAGGAAAATCAGAGGCTATTTTAGTTCAACATTTTGAGGAATCTTTGAATTATATTAGATCAACAGGAAATCTTCCTCAGACTCGAATTCATCTAATTAATTATGATTGGCACGCCAGTACAAAGTTAAAAGGTGAGCAGCAAACAATTGAGGGGTTATGGAGACTTCTAAAAGGCCCCACTGTATCTATAGGCATATCTGAAGGAGATTATTTGCCTTCGAGGCAACGAATTAAGGATTGCAAAGGTGAAATCATCTATAGTGATAACTTAGAAGGCGCCTACTGCTTAAGATCACGCCAAAATGGAGTGACACGTTTCAACTGTGCTGATTCTTTAGACAGGACAAATGCAGCTAGTTATTTTGGCGCCCTCCAAGCATTTATGGAGCAGTGTAGGCGGCTGGGAATATCACTTGACAGTAATATGGCCTTTGGTTATCAGACAGTAAATAATTATGGAGGGTACAATGCTCCTTTGCCACCAGGATGGGAAAAAAGATCTGATGCAGTAACAGGGAAAGTGTATTTTATTGACCACAATACTAGGACCACGACATGGACGCACCCGTGTCCTGATAAACCTTGGAAAAGATTTGACATGACATTTGAGGAGTTCAAGAGGTCAACAATTTTATCACCAGTATCCCAGCTTGCTGATCTTTTTCTTCTTGCTGGTGATATTCATGCCACACTTTATACTGGTTCGAAAGCCATGCATAGCCAAATCCTTAGCATTTTCAGCGAGGATGCTGGTAAGTTTAAACAATTTTCCGCAGCTCAGAATATGAAAATCACCCTGCAGAGAAGATATAAAAATGCAATTGTCGACAGCTCTCGTCAAAAACAACTGGAGATGTTTCTTGGCATGCGACTTTTTAAGCATCTTCCCTCCATTTCTTTGAATCCTCTTAATGTACGTTTGTGATAATGCTGTTTTGATTTTCATCTTCAATCTCagttaattttaatttctaaaatactatattttcatTTGTTTCAACTTGTCCAGCAGTGATTGGCTGAACATGAACTACAATATTACTGTTTTTGTCATATATTGGCATATTTAGTTTCTGCtagttatatataaaatttcaacGAAACGAATAAATAGTTAGTTTATTTGTatatttcttttgaaaattaaatttcccCATCTGGTGATCGCAGGTAGCATCTCGGCCATCTGGTTTCCTTCCTAAGCCAGTTGCCAATATGTTTCCAAATTCTGATGGTGGATCAGGTCTTCTGAGTTTCAAGAAGAAAGACCTAACATGGGTACTTAACCTTATTATATCTTTTTTTACAACAAGGCTCACTATTTTCTACTAAGATAAGTCTTTGGTGGGTGACTTCCTTTCTTAACTATTCAACTGAAGTACTCTCTTTAATATTTCTTTTGGgaattatgtattttttcttcacAGGTTTGTCAGCAGGCTGCAGATGTGGTTGAAATTTTTATCTATCTCGGTGAGCCTTGCCATGTTTGCCAGCTTCTTCTCACAATATCCCACGGTGCAGATGATTCAACTTATCCATCTACAATTGACGTAAGGACAGGACGGCATTTAGATGGTCTTAAACTGGTTTTGGAGGTCAGTGGTGCCAATTCATTACAATGTTCTTCTTTAAATTGTGCTCTGTGAGTATGTGCTTTGTAACTTCACTATGAGTTTAGTATGTTTCATGTCTGCATATGTGTGTATAATTAATTGCTGGACGAGTCATATACATTCTAATTTTACTTTGTTCTTTTCAACATTTCATACTAAAATTAAAGCATGCTGCTTTTTTTCCGTGACAAAATTGTCTCTTACTTTCTTGCTTGTAActgaaattttcaacttaagATAATTCTACTAAATAGCTTCAAGTCTTTTTGTGCCCAATAGATGATGGTAACTGTGATGCTTTATTCCTGGGTAAAGGGTTTCAAGCTGAACTATGTCTTGTTGTACTGTACCAACAGGCACGTAAAGTTGTTTATAATTTGCTCGTGGTCTCTTATCACTACAGCACTATGTTTGCAGGGTGCTTCAATACCTCAATGTGTAAACGGGACAAACCTGTTGATACCTGTAGCAGGGCCAATCAATCCAGAGGATATGGCTGTCACTGGAGGAGGCACACGTCTTCAGGATCAAGATACATCGGCCCTTCCATTATTATATGATTTTGAGGAAGTAGAAGGTGAATTGGACTTCCTCACCCGAGTAGTCGCAGTAACATTTTATCCTACTGATTCTGGAAAAAGCCCTACGACTCTGGGTGAGGTAGAATGCTAAAATGCAACTTTTGGACTCATTTTATCTAGTATTTGAGAAATGGGGATTtgttcctcttttttttttttgtttgtgaaTCCTCAATTGCATGGCTGTTACAAAAATTGATTACCCGATCATTCTTCTCTTTTACTTGAAAGTTCACGTGTTTGAATGCAGGATAGTGTGCAGTCAAGTATATTTGTTTCATTAGGAGAAGGATTTCCTAGGACCGAAACATGATAATAGTTCTTGTTCAAATTTTGTTACAGATAGAAGTCCTTGGAGTTTCTCTCCCTTGGAGGGGCATATTAACAAATGAAGGACCTGGGGCAAAGTTAGTTGAGATTTCCAAAAACTTTCAAGAGGAAACAAATCCATTTCTGGCCGCCAGTTCAGAAACTAATCCATTTTCTGGTGCTTCATCCCATGAAACTGTGTCAACCTCAGTGCAACCAAGTGCTTCTAGTAACGATTGGGTTGACCTTTTAACTGGAGGAGAGAGTTTCTCGGATCATGTTGCTCAACCAGTGACAGTCAACACTACTTTGGACCAAGGAAGCAACTTTCTTGATTTCTTGGATCAACCTGCAGTTGAATATCATGGTGTAGCTGAAATTGATAAAAAAGTCTTGCCTTCACAAGATAGTAAAACTTCTGGTAGCAGTTCAGAGCAGTATATAAGTTGTCTGAAATCCCTTGCTGGCCTACAGTTGGTATGTGACTATCTGATGTGTTTACCTAGATTGTTTCATTTATGAACTCATCTATTGGTTCTTATAGGATGCTGTCAGGTTGACTTACTCTGTTTTATTTCATAATTCAAGTTACTGTCTACTTTTTGTAATATATCAACTATCCTTTCTTAATCTTTTATGGAAAAGCAATAGAAATAATGTTTGGTCTTAAAAATGTCAAATTTTGCAGGAAAAAAAGCTAGACTTTGTAGAAGCAATGAAGCTTGAAATTGAACGCCTCCGCTTAAATCTTTCTGCTGCTGAAAGGGATAGAGCTTTATTACCGATTGGAATGGATCCTGCTAGGATCAATCCAAACCTTTTACTTGATGAACGCTACATGGGAAGATTGTGCAAAGTTGCAAATTCCCTTGCACTTCTCGGGCAGACCTCCGTTGAAGACAAAATTATAGCTTCTATTGGTCTTGAGACGATGGATGATGATGTAATAGATTTCTGGAATATTAGTAAAATTGGAGAGAGCTGCTCTGGTGGTATGTGTGAGGTTCATGCTGAAACTGATGCTTCTACACGCGCACCTAGCAATGTTTCAGCTGCAGGAGTCTCCCAGTCTGTCTTGTTTTGCTCCCAATGCGAAAGAAAGACATGTAAGTTTTGCTGCGCTGGGAGAGGGGCCCTTCTGCTTTCAAGCTATAAATCAAGAGAAGCCACGAATTACAATGGTATGACAAACCAAGGTGGATCAAGCCATGGCAGCCAAGTGGACGTATCTACAAATCGTTCTGTAGTGCTAGATAGTGTTATATGTAAACGTTGCTGCCATGAAGTTGTATTGGATGCCTTGATCTTGGACTATGTTAGAGTCTTAATTAGTTTGCATAGGAATTCCCGTGCGGATACTGCTGCATGTAAAGCATTGAATCAGGTGATGGGATCTTCCTTATTGGATTATGATTCTCAGAGGAGTAAATCTTCTGATAGTCATAGATCCGTTAAAGTATTAAGACAGTTACTTAGTGGAGAGGAATCCCTTGCTGAATTTCCATTCGCCAGCTTTTTGCACTCGGTATTTTATCTCTTTATATTCTCATCTAGTTTCAGTTTTTTTACATTTCATGCTAcactttttctaaaattaacctATTTATAATGTTATTCTAGGTTGAAACTGCAACAGATTCAGCACCATGCTTGTCTCTGCTTGCTcctcttgattctgggtctcgGCGTTCATATTGGAAAGCCCCTTCCACTACCACATCTGTTGAATTCATTATTGTTCTTGGTACTCTTTCTGATGTCAGTGGGGTTATTTTGGCTGTTAGTCCTTGTGGCTATTCTGAGGCGGATGCACCTACGGTATGTGGACTTCTCTCTGCTTACATTTTTTATTCTTCTTCACTGGATTTAGGTATGTAGGTGAGTCAACTGGTTTTCCTTCTATATAACTCTATTATTTATGAACTTGTAAGTAATATACAAGTGCTACATTGTTTTTCTTAGTTGTAGTTTAATCTTAAGTTGAGTTTTATATGGCAAGGAAAATTTCACTATCAGTCATTTCTGTCTTAGTCGTTCTCCTTTAGACAATGTATTATGGTTGTTTGTTCTGTCTTTGACTCATTCCCATGTATTTATATTATGCAGGTGCAAATCTGGGCCAgcaataaaatagatatggAGGAAAGGTCATGCACGGGAAAATGGGACGTGCAATCCCTGATTAAGTCCTCGTCAGAATATTACGGGCAAGAAAATTTAGACGACAAAGATAAAGTACCGAGACATGTGAAGTTTGCATTTAGGAAACCAGTTAGATGCCGGATCATTTGGATATCACTACGTCTTCCACGACCTGGCTCAAGTTCTTTTAACTACGAAAACTTAAATCTTCTGTCTCTTGACGAAAACCCATTTGCTGCACAAGTAAGCAGACGTGCTTCATTTGGAGGGTCACTTTCCAGTGAGCCTTGCCTTCATGCCAAAAGGATACTTGTCGTGGGAAGCTCAGTGAAAAAAGATGTGGCACTTGCTTCATCTCAAAGCTCTGATCAGTTGAATATGAAAGGGTGGTTGGATAGAGCTCCACAATTAAACAGATTCAAGGTAATCTTATCGACTGTGTATCTTTTGATTCATGTTCTCTCTCCTTTCTTTTTGGTCACCTCATTGATaatgctactttattttcaggtTCCCATTGAATCTGAAAGGCTAATGAGTAACGATCTCATTTTGGAACAATTTTTGTCGCCTGCTTCACCTTTGCTTGCTGGATTCCGCTTAGATGCTTTCAGCGCAATTAAGCCTCGGGTAACTCATTCACCATCTTCAAAGGCGCATATCTGGGATACGTCGCCAACATTGTTAGAAGACAGATACATCACTCCAGCTGTTTTGTATATCCAAGTGTCTGTTCTTCAGGTACTTAAAGAACTGCATCTGCCTTATTTAGCTgtgattttctttctttctttctcttcttaatcttaactTCTGCTAAGCTCTCATTCATTCCGAAAACTTAACAGGAGCCTCATAGCATGGTAACGATTGGGGAGTATCGGTTGCCAGAGACAAAGGCGGGTACCATAATGTATTTTGACTTTCCTAGACAGATACAAAGCCGGAGAATTACATTTAAACTTGTTGGAGACATTACAGCATTTGCAGATGACCCAACAGAGCAAGATGATTCGGGTTTCGGGTCTCCAATAGCCACAGGGTTGTCTTTGGCCAACAGAATTAAGTTGTACTACTATGCTGATCCATATGAACTTGGAAAATGGGCAAGTCTCTCGGCGGTTTGATTGGTTTTGACAGCATTATTATGTCTTACCAgagtattatttatattatgtaTCTTTTGCATTCATTGATGTAATTTTAgcaggtggtggtggtggtggtattggagagttttttcttctttttttggtttcatttttgGTTGGGCAATATGAAATTGGTGAGACAAGGTAGATGTTCCacagaaatatattttttatgtattatttttgttttatttgatATATGTATGTACCATTGCATTAAGAAAAGTTGGCATGACACAATTATTAACATAAGCAACTTACAGTGAAATCATTAACAGAAATCAAGCAACAGCTACTTATCCATTCTctttatgttatatattatgAGCATTGCTTTAAGGTACTATAGGGCTTACATACTGTTCTTGGTACTATTAAGTAGCAATCATACACtaaattttgattaaattaatttaaatttaaaaatcctaacaacatttttcaaacaataaactTGCCTGCCTGGCCAAGTATCATATAAACAAATGAGCATTATAGTCACTGAAAggcaaatttgattttctatacttagaaaatcaaaattttttttccctaaaccaaaaatttaaaacctaaaaaaattattccttttttttcaaaaccccaaaaatacccccctcacaatattctctctctctgcatcatctctctctccctctatctcaccctaaccgcccaccctcacccgaaccaccctcacccacccacgtcaaccccaacgccgatcaccaccctcacccccgtcgaccacgaccccaacccctccgaccccaaccccaacccgaaagagcaaccCCAGTCCGACCCCAACCCGTCCGACCgtctctgaaactttttttttttcctgcgatttgagagagggaagaagacagaggtccgatggtcggaccttggggtccgatgggtccgaccaatcggacccatcggaccccaaggtccgaccgtcttttaaattttttttttctgcgatttgagagagagaggaagaaagaggtccgatggtcggaccttggggtccgaccaatcgaacccatcggaccccaaggttaaaattttttttttcctgcgatttgagagagagaggggaagagagagatctgatggtcggaccttggggtccgatgggtccgattggtcggaccccatggtccgaccatcggacctggggtgtgggattcttgggaccggccgagatagagagagaaagagagatgttgtgagagtttgggggtatttttggggttttgaaaaaaaaaaggtatagtttttttagggtttaaattattggtttagaaatcaaattttttgattttctaagtatagaaaatcaaatttccccacTGAAATCCTACTGTCGAAGTGCTGTAAAAACATGTGAAATGCATACATAaacaaaagggaaatttgaaattccatgcTTTAAATACCCTATAATTTTTCCCCTAAATGTATAATCATTAaaattggtcatatatgaccactttaatgattttcctaaactacccctcacatttcaaaccatctctctctcttcctctctctcagcCAAACTAAGAACCCATCCCAAACCCACTCTCAGCCGACGCCACCCATCCCAAACCCACTCTCACCGACGACCGTCCACGGTGTACCCAGCTCCGGCGTCGACGTCAACTCCGAACCACCCAAACGCTGCACCCCATCTCAGCCCCTTTCTCTCCTGAAattgaaaacgaaaaaaaaaaccaccaggtccgatggtcggaccattgagtccgatggggtccgaccaatcggac is a window from the Cannabis sativa cultivar Pink pepper isolate KNU-18-1 chromosome 1, ASM2916894v1, whole genome shotgun sequence genome containing:
- the LOC115708049 gene encoding probable phosphoinositide phosphatase SAC9 isoform X2, with the translated sequence MPLRHSSAECRSFGSSGQQEGIVALIARRSRLHPGTRYLARGLNSCSSTGNEVECEQLVWVPKKGGQSVPFNTYVWRRGTIPMWWGAELKITAAEAEIYVSNRDPYKGSAQYYQRLSKRYDARNFDVDVGLSQNRKAIVPIVCINLLRSGEGKSEAILVQHFEESLNYIRSTGNLPQTRIHLINYDWHASTKLKGEQQTIEGLWRLLKGPTVSIGISEGDYLPSRQRIKDCKGEIIYSDNLEGAYCLRSRQNGVTRFNCADSLDRTNAASYFGALQAFMEQCRRLGISLDSNMAFGYQTVNNYGGYNAPLPPGWEKRSDAVTGKVYFIDHNTRTTTWTHPCPDKPWKRFDMTFEEFKRSTILSPVSQLADLFLLAGDIHATLYTGSKAMHSQILSIFSEDAGKFKQFSAAQNMKITLQRRYKNAIVDSSRQKQLEMFLGMRLFKHLPSISLNPLNVASRPSGFLPKPVANMFPNSDGGSGLLSFKKKDLTWVCQQAADVVEIFIYLGEPCHVCQLLLTISHGADDSTYPSTIDVRTGRHLDGLKLVLEGASIPQCVNGTNLLIPVAGPINPEDMAVTGGGTRLQDQDTSALPLLYDFEEVEGELDFLTRVVAVTFYPTDSGKSPTTLGEIEVLGVSLPWRGILTNEGPGAKLVEISKNFQEETNPFLAASSETNPFSGASSHETVSTSVQPSASSNDWVDLLTGGESFSDHVAQPVTVNTTLDQGSNFLDFLDQPAVEYHGVAEIDKKVLPSQDSKTSGSSSEQYISCLKSLAGLQLEKKLDFVEAMKLEIERLRLNLSAAERDRALLPIGMDPARINPNLLLDERYMGRLCKVANSLALLGQTSVEDKIIASIGLETMDDDVIDFWNISKIGESCSGGMCEVHAETDASTRAPSNVSAAGVSQSVLFCSQCERKTCKFCCAGRGALLLSSYKSREATNYNGMTNQGGSSHGSQVDVSTNRSVVLDSVICKRCCHEVVLDALILDYVRVLISLHRNSRADTAACKALNQVMGSSLLDYDSQRSKSSDSHRSVKVLRQLLSGEESLAEFPFASFLHSVETATDSAPCLSLLAPLDSGSRRSYWKAPSTTTSVEFIIVLGTLSDVSGVILAVSPCGYSEADAPTVQIWASNKIDMEERSCTGKWDVQSLIKSSSEYYGQENLDDKDKVPRHVKFAFRKPVRCRIIWISLRLPRPGSSSFNYENLNLLSLDENPFAAQVSRRASFGGSLSSEPCLHAKRILVVGSSVKKDVALASSQSSDQLNMKGWLDRAPQLNRFKVPIESERLMSNDLILEQFLSPASPLLAGFRLDAFSAIKPRVTHSPSSKAHIWDTSPTLLEDRYITPAVLYIQVSVLQEPHSMVTIGEYRLPETKAGTIMYFDFPRQIQSRRITFKLVGDITAFADDPTEQDDSGFGSPIATGLSLANRIKLYYYADPYELGKWASLSAV